Proteins found in one Serratia plymuthica genomic segment:
- a CDS encoding helix-turn-helix transcriptional regulator, which translates to MPLYHFSLTLTGVTSETANLEDALYAGGCDDGLICFYGKTVYLEFDRESDSFAKAIFSAIEDIESAGIAAQVVSVDSSLVGLSDIAELTDMSRQAIAMLKDGTRGSGDFPSPIQRIKGSSPLWRWASVATWLASKGKIGQELADNARCLENINLALQLRASKERGQIDRYFALLEHAEE; encoded by the coding sequence ATGCCGCTTTACCATTTCTCGCTGACGCTGACCGGCGTAACCTCGGAGACCGCCAACCTGGAGGATGCATTGTATGCCGGCGGGTGTGATGACGGCTTAATCTGTTTCTATGGCAAGACCGTTTACCTGGAGTTCGATCGTGAAAGCGACAGCTTCGCCAAGGCTATTTTCAGCGCCATCGAAGATATCGAATCCGCCGGTATTGCCGCTCAGGTAGTGTCCGTCGATTCCTCTCTGGTGGGCTTAAGCGATATCGCCGAGCTCACCGACATGTCGCGGCAAGCCATCGCCATGCTGAAGGACGGCACACGCGGTTCGGGTGATTTCCCCTCACCGATCCAAAGAATCAAAGGTTCGTCGCCCTTATGGCGTTGGGCCAGCGTAGCTACCTGGCTGGCGAGCAAAGGTAAAATTGGCCAGGAATTGGCAGATAATGCGCGCTGTCTGGAGAACATCAATCTGGCGTTGCAACTGAGGGCCAGCAAGGAACGCGGTCAGATTGATCGCTATTTTGCCTTACTGGAACACGCGGAAGAATAA
- the purN gene encoding phosphoribosylglycinamide formyltransferase, whose translation MKKIVVLVSGQGSNLQALIDACQQGRIAAEIVAVFSNKAQAYGLQRAEAAGIAAHALDAKAFADRAAFDAALADAIDRYQPDLVVLAGYMRILSPQFVQRYAGRMLNIHPSLLPKYPGLHTHRQAIDNGDSEHGTSVHFVTEQLDGGPVILQAKVPIFPGDEEDEVVERVQTQEHTIYPLVVNWFAEGRLAMRDNAAWLDGERLPEQGHAAD comes from the coding sequence ATGAAAAAGATCGTGGTGTTGGTCTCCGGCCAGGGGAGCAATCTCCAGGCGCTGATTGACGCCTGCCAGCAGGGCCGGATTGCCGCCGAAATTGTGGCGGTGTTCAGCAACAAGGCGCAGGCTTACGGCCTGCAACGCGCAGAAGCGGCAGGCATTGCCGCCCATGCGCTGGATGCCAAGGCCTTTGCCGACCGCGCGGCGTTTGACGCTGCGCTGGCGGACGCCATCGACCGGTACCAGCCGGATCTGGTGGTGCTGGCCGGCTATATGCGCATTCTCAGCCCGCAGTTCGTGCAGCGCTATGCAGGCCGCATGCTGAATATCCACCCTTCCCTGCTGCCGAAATACCCTGGGCTGCATACTCACCGCCAGGCCATCGACAACGGTGACAGCGAACACGGCACCTCGGTGCACTTCGTGACCGAACAGCTCGACGGCGGCCCGGTGATCCTGCAAGCCAAGGTACCGATTTTCCCCGGCGACGAGGAAGATGAGGTGGTTGAACGGGTGCAGACCCAGGAACATACCATTTACCCGCTGGTGGTGAACTGGTTTGCCGAAGGCCGGTTGGCGATGCGTGATAACGCCGCCTGGCTGGACGGCGAACGCCTGCCGGAACAGGGCCACGCCGCCGATTAA
- the upp gene encoding uracil phosphoribosyltransferase → MKIVEVKHPLVKHKLGLMRENDISTKRFRELASEVGSLLTYEATADLETEKVTIEGWCGPVEIDQIKGKKITVVPILRAGLGMMEGVLEHVPSARISVVGVYRDEETLEPVPYFQKLVSNIEERLALVVDPMLATGGSMIATIDLLKKAGCNSIKVLVLVAAPEGIAALEKAHPDVELYTASIDQCLNDKGYIVPGLGDAGDKIFGTK, encoded by the coding sequence ATGAAGATCGTTGAGGTGAAACACCCGCTGGTGAAACACAAGCTTGGTCTGATGCGTGAAAATGACATCAGCACCAAACGCTTCCGTGAGCTGGCATCAGAAGTGGGTAGTTTGCTGACCTATGAAGCGACCGCCGATCTGGAGACGGAAAAAGTCACCATCGAAGGCTGGTGCGGGCCGGTTGAGATAGACCAGATTAAAGGGAAAAAAATTACCGTTGTGCCGATCCTGCGCGCAGGTCTGGGCATGATGGAAGGGGTGCTGGAGCACGTCCCGAGCGCGCGTATCAGCGTGGTTGGCGTTTACCGTGACGAAGAAACCCTGGAGCCGGTGCCGTATTTCCAAAAGCTGGTTTCCAATATCGAAGAGCGTTTGGCGCTGGTGGTTGACCCGATGCTGGCTACCGGCGGTTCGATGATCGCCACTATCGATCTGCTGAAGAAAGCCGGCTGCAACAGCATCAAGGTGCTGGTGCTGGTTGCGGCGCCGGAAGGGATTGCCGCGCTGGAGAAAGCGCATCCGGACGTCGAGTTGTACACCGCCTCCATCGACCAATGTCTTAACGATAAAGGGTACATCGTGCCGGGCCTGGGTGATGCCGGCGACAAGATATTTGGTACCAAATAA
- a CDS encoding GlsB/YeaQ/YmgE family stress response membrane protein produces the protein MGIISWIIFGLIAGILAKWIMPGKDGGGFILTVVLGIVGAVVGGYISTFFGYGKVDGFNFGSFVVAVIGAIVVLFVYRKIRS, from the coding sequence ATGGGGATTATTTCCTGGATTATCTTCGGCCTCATCGCCGGTATTTTAGCCAAGTGGATCATGCCAGGCAAAGACGGCGGCGGTTTTATTCTGACCGTCGTGTTGGGTATTGTCGGCGCCGTGGTCGGTGGCTACATCAGCACCTTCTTTGGTTATGGCAAAGTTGACGGTTTCAACTTCGGCAGCTTCGTCGTGGCGGTGATCGGCGCTATCGTAGTGCTGTTCGTTTACCGTAAAATCCGCAGTTAA
- the uraA gene encoding uracil permease, translating to MTRRVIGVSERPPLLQTIPLSFQHLFAMFGATVLVPILFKINPATVLLFNGVGTLLYLFICKGKIPAYLGSSFAFISPVLLLLPLGYEVALGGFIMCGVLFCLVALLVKKAGTGWLDVIFPPAAMGAIVAVIGLELAGVAANMAGLLPADGTNADTTTVTISLVTLGVTILGSVLFRGFLAIIPILIGVLVGYALSFFMGVVDLTPIREAHWFALPTFYTPRFEWFAIFTILPAALVVIAEHVGHLVVTANIVKKDLLRDPGLHRSMFANGISTVISGFFGSTPNTTYGENIGVMAITKVYSTWVIGGAAILAILLSCVGKLAAAIQAVPVPVMGGVSLLLYGVIGASGIRVLIESKVDYNKAQNLILTSVILIIGVSGAKVHIGAAELKGMALATIVGIGLSLLFKVISLYRKEEEVIDAPDESAPRK from the coding sequence ATGACCCGTCGTGTGATAGGCGTCAGCGAACGCCCACCGTTACTGCAGACCATTCCACTCAGCTTCCAGCACCTTTTCGCCATGTTTGGCGCTACTGTGCTGGTGCCCATCCTGTTCAAGATCAACCCGGCGACGGTGCTGCTGTTCAACGGCGTCGGCACGCTGCTGTATCTGTTTATCTGCAAGGGCAAGATCCCGGCCTATCTCGGGTCCAGCTTTGCGTTTATCTCACCGGTGCTGCTGCTGTTGCCGCTGGGTTATGAGGTGGCGCTGGGCGGTTTCATCATGTGCGGCGTGCTGTTTTGCCTGGTGGCGCTGCTCGTCAAAAAAGCCGGCACCGGCTGGCTGGACGTGATATTCCCGCCGGCGGCGATGGGGGCGATTGTCGCGGTTATCGGCCTGGAGCTGGCGGGCGTGGCGGCCAATATGGCGGGCCTGCTGCCGGCCGACGGCACCAATGCGGATACCACTACCGTGACCATTTCACTGGTGACATTGGGCGTGACCATCCTGGGTTCGGTGCTGTTCCGTGGTTTTCTGGCGATAATCCCGATCCTGATTGGCGTGTTGGTCGGGTATGCGCTGTCGTTCTTTATGGGCGTGGTGGATTTGACGCCAATCCGCGAGGCGCACTGGTTTGCGCTGCCGACCTTCTACACCCCGCGTTTTGAATGGTTCGCCATCTTCACCATCTTGCCGGCGGCGCTGGTGGTGATCGCCGAGCACGTTGGGCACCTGGTCGTGACCGCAAATATCGTGAAGAAAGATCTGCTCCGCGATCCGGGCCTGCATCGCTCGATGTTTGCCAACGGCATCTCGACGGTGATTTCCGGTTTCTTCGGTTCAACGCCGAACACCACCTACGGCGAGAATATCGGCGTGATGGCCATCACCAAGGTTTACAGTACCTGGGTGATCGGCGGCGCGGCCATTCTGGCGATTCTGCTTTCCTGCGTCGGCAAGCTGGCGGCGGCCATTCAGGCGGTGCCCGTGCCGGTGATGGGCGGCGTTTCACTGCTGCTGTACGGGGTGATCGGGGCTTCCGGCATTCGCGTGCTGATTGAATCCAAAGTGGATTACAACAAGGCGCAGAACCTGATCCTGACTTCGGTGATCCTGATTATCGGCGTTAGCGGCGCCAAGGTGCATATCGGCGCGGCGGAGTTGAAGGGCATGGCGCTGGCGACTATCGTCGGTATCGGCCTCAGCTTGCTGTTCAAGGTCATCAGCCTGTACCGCAAGGAAGAAGAGGTGATCGACGCGCCGGACGAGTCGGCACCACGGAAGTAA
- the hda gene encoding DnaA inactivator Hda gives MNTPAQLSLPLYLPDDETFASFYPGENPSLLSAIQSAVRQEHGSYIYFWSREGGGRSHLLHAACAELSQRGEAVGYVPLDKRAYFVPEVLDGMEQLALVCIDNIECIAGDEEWEMAIFNLYNRILETGRTRLFITGDRPPRQLNLHLPDLASRLDWGQIYKLQPLSDEEKLQALQLRGKLRGFELPEDVGRFLLKRLDREMRTLFTTLDQLDRASITAQRKLTIPFVKEILGL, from the coding sequence CTGAATACGCCGGCACAGCTTTCACTGCCACTTTATCTTCCCGATGATGAAACTTTTGCCAGTTTTTATCCGGGCGAGAACCCATCCCTATTGAGCGCGATCCAGTCTGCCGTTCGTCAGGAACATGGCAGCTATATCTATTTCTGGTCTCGCGAGGGCGGTGGGCGCAGTCACCTGTTGCATGCGGCCTGTGCGGAGCTTTCACAGCGTGGTGAAGCAGTGGGCTATGTTCCGCTGGATAAGCGCGCCTATTTCGTGCCGGAAGTGCTGGATGGCATGGAGCAGTTGGCCCTGGTGTGCATCGACAATATCGAATGCATCGCAGGCGACGAAGAGTGGGAAATGGCGATCTTTAATCTCTACAACCGCATTCTGGAAACCGGCCGCACGCGCCTGTTCATTACCGGCGATCGCCCGCCGCGTCAATTGAACCTCCATCTGCCTGACCTGGCTTCGCGCCTCGACTGGGGGCAAATCTACAAGCTGCAACCGCTGTCGGATGAAGAGAAACTGCAGGCTTTGCAACTGCGCGGTAAACTGCGTGGGTTTGAACTGCCGGAAGACGTAGGCCGTTTCCTGTTGAAACGGTTGGATCGCGAGATGCGCACGTTGTTTACGACGCTGGATCAGCTCGATCGCGCTTCGATCACCGCTCAGCGCAAGCTGACCATCCCGTTCGTCAAAGAAATTCTGGGGCTGTAG
- a CDS encoding E3 ubiquitin--protein ligase, translating into MKVWNKVLLASIIGLLVAGCDDSSKVDANLEKAKDGAEQMKDAAQKKADDLTDKAEATAKEIKKEAATQADQLKDKASAIKDDASRQAEAITNDAKAKADAIKNDATQQSQQLVDQAKSIKNDAISGAKDLTAEAKAKTEAIKNSAEKKAEELKNDTNAAGTQNTPPAKQQ; encoded by the coding sequence ATGAAAGTATGGAATAAAGTGCTTTTGGCCTCAATCATTGGGCTGTTGGTTGCCGGTTGTGATGATTCATCCAAAGTCGACGCCAATCTTGAGAAAGCTAAAGACGGCGCAGAGCAGATGAAAGACGCCGCGCAGAAAAAAGCGGACGATCTGACCGATAAAGCGGAAGCTACCGCCAAGGAAATCAAAAAAGAGGCCGCCACTCAGGCTGACCAGCTTAAAGACAAGGCTTCGGCCATTAAAGACGACGCCTCCAGACAGGCGGAAGCGATCACCAATGATGCCAAGGCCAAGGCCGACGCCATCAAGAATGACGCCACCCAACAAAGCCAACAGTTGGTCGATCAGGCTAAATCCATTAAAAACGATGCCATCAGTGGCGCCAAGGATCTGACCGCAGAAGCCAAAGCGAAAACCGAAGCGATTAAAAACAGCGCTGAGAAAAAAGCGGAAGAATTAAAAAATGATACCAACGCTGCCGGGACGCAAAACACCCCGCCAGCCAAACAGCAGTAA
- the pstA gene encoding phosphate ABC transporter permease PstA, which translates to MKRWVRSGSPWIWLTAGSVALSLLALIGIMLLLAGQGMRYFWPSPVYQFELNQSAAGPVMMIGELYQQQSISRRQLQESGVALPQGNAQNVERYLIKVGNRESEGQDFRTLLASDILRQSTPRDLLVLERNSNGTAYGYLAGMLEDGQPLTGRNINQALQQRLPQIAALSRQAHDIQFRDMARINQRFDTLRLREKRLQRDDKLDARSQASIRAERLELQRQYRQLSERLEGLNRDRQRDALLLRDMHGQVHTIALSQVRDAWYPNAMNTTQKLTHWAEQVKKFLSDSPREANTEGGVFPAIFGTVLMVILMSMVVMPFGVIAAVYLHEYAGNNWLTRLIRIAVVNLAGVPSIVYGVFGLGFFVYMIGGTLDQLFYPESLPNPTFGTPGVLWAALTLALLTLPVVIVATEEGLSRIPAALRQGSLALGASRAETLWRIVLPMAAPAMMTGLILAVARAAGETAPLMLVGVVKSVPVLPVDDIFPYLHLERKFMHLSFQIYDMAFQSPSVEAARPLVFATAFLLVAIVVGLNLAAMGIRHSLRERYRAWSQ; encoded by the coding sequence ATGAAGCGCTGGGTGAGGAGCGGCTCGCCGTGGATCTGGCTGACCGCCGGTTCGGTGGCCCTCAGCCTGCTGGCGCTGATCGGCATCATGCTGCTGCTGGCCGGGCAGGGGATGCGCTATTTCTGGCCCAGCCCGGTGTACCAGTTTGAGCTGAATCAGAGCGCGGCCGGCCCGGTAATGATGATCGGCGAGCTGTACCAACAACAAAGCATTTCCCGCCGCCAGTTGCAGGAGTCCGGCGTTGCGCTGCCGCAGGGGAATGCGCAGAACGTCGAACGCTATCTGATCAAAGTCGGCAACCGCGAGAGCGAAGGGCAGGATTTCCGCACGCTGCTGGCCAGCGACATCCTGCGGCAGAGCACGCCGCGCGATCTGCTGGTGCTGGAGCGCAACAGCAACGGCACCGCTTATGGCTATTTGGCGGGGATGCTGGAAGATGGCCAACCCTTGACCGGGCGCAACATCAACCAGGCGCTGCAGCAGCGTTTGCCGCAGATTGCCGCGCTTTCGCGGCAGGCGCATGACATTCAATTTCGCGATATGGCGCGCATCAACCAAAGGTTCGATACGCTGCGCCTGCGCGAAAAGCGCCTGCAACGCGATGACAAACTGGACGCTCGTTCGCAGGCATCCATCAGGGCTGAAAGGCTGGAGTTGCAACGCCAGTATCGGCAGTTGTCCGAGCGGCTGGAAGGGTTGAACCGCGATCGCCAGCGCGATGCGCTGTTGCTGCGCGACATGCACGGGCAGGTTCATACCATTGCGCTCAGCCAGGTGCGTGATGCCTGGTATCCCAATGCGATGAACACCACTCAAAAGCTGACGCATTGGGCCGAACAGGTGAAGAAATTCCTCAGCGACAGCCCGCGTGAGGCCAATACCGAAGGCGGCGTGTTCCCGGCGATTTTCGGCACCGTGCTGATGGTGATCCTGATGTCGATGGTGGTGATGCCGTTTGGCGTGATCGCCGCCGTTTATCTGCACGAGTATGCCGGCAATAATTGGCTTACGCGGCTGATCCGCATTGCGGTGGTCAATCTGGCCGGCGTGCCCTCGATTGTTTACGGCGTGTTTGGCCTGGGTTTCTTCGTTTATATGATTGGCGGTACCCTGGATCAGCTGTTTTACCCGGAGTCGCTGCCCAACCCGACCTTCGGTACGCCCGGCGTGCTGTGGGCGGCGTTGACGCTGGCGTTGTTGACGCTGCCGGTGGTGATCGTGGCTACCGAGGAGGGGCTGTCGCGCATTCCCGCTGCGCTGCGCCAGGGATCGTTGGCATTAGGCGCCAGCCGTGCGGAAACGCTGTGGCGTATCGTTTTGCCGATGGCCGCCCCGGCGATGATGACCGGTCTGATCCTGGCCGTGGCGCGCGCCGCCGGGGAAACGGCGCCGCTGATGCTGGTGGGTGTGGTGAAATCCGTGCCGGTGCTGCCGGTGGATGATATTTTCCCGTATCTGCATCTGGAGCGGAAGTTTATGCATCTGAGCTTCCAGATTTACGATATGGCGTTCCAGAGCCCGAGCGTGGAAGCCGCCCGGCCGCTGGTGTTCGCCACGGCGTTTCTGCTGGTGGCGATTGTGGTGGGGTTGAATCTGGCGGCGATGGGTATCCGCCATTCGCTGAGGGAGCGGTACAGAGCATGGTCGCAGTAA
- the arsC gene encoding arsenate reductase (glutaredoxin) (This arsenate reductase requires both glutathione and glutaredoxin to convert arsenate to arsenite, after which the efflux transporter formed by ArsA and ArsB can extrude the arsenite from the cell, providing resistance.) — MKNVTIYHNPRCSKSRETLALLEQHGVTPEVVLYLETPPSAEELKKLLKELGFSSARELMRKKEDLYKELKLADDTLSEAQLLAAMVAHPKLIERPIVVKGSKARIGRPPEQVLEIV, encoded by the coding sequence ATGAAAAACGTCACTATTTATCACAACCCGCGCTGCTCCAAGAGCCGAGAAACCCTGGCGCTGCTGGAGCAGCACGGCGTAACGCCCGAAGTGGTGCTGTATCTGGAAACGCCGCCGTCGGCGGAAGAGCTGAAGAAACTGCTGAAGGAACTGGGTTTCAGTTCCGCACGCGAGTTGATGCGTAAAAAAGAGGATCTGTACAAAGAACTGAAGCTGGCGGATGACACCCTGAGCGAAGCGCAATTGCTGGCGGCAATGGTGGCGCATCCGAAGCTGATCGAACGCCCTATAGTGGTCAAAGGCAGTAAAGCGCGTATCGGCCGGCCGCCGGAGCAGGTGCTGGAGATAGTGTAA
- the pstB gene encoding phosphate ABC transporter ATP-binding protein PstB — translation MGLMTPGSLPRLDVQHLDDEHTALAVNGLNLFYGEKQVLHNISLRIPKHRVTALIGPSGCGKSTLLRCFNRMNDLVDNCRIEGELQLNGQGISGTQIDVAALRRRVGMVFQRPNPFPKSIYENVVYGLRLQGVRDRRILDEAVERSLRAAALWHEVKDRLRENAFRLSSGQQQRLVIARAIAIEPEVLLLDEPTSALDPISTLTIEELISALKQQYSVVLVTHNMQQAARVSDYTAFIHQGQLVEYNATDDIFTSPRQRRTEDYITGRYG, via the coding sequence ATGGGTTTGATGACGCCAGGCAGTTTGCCCCGGCTGGATGTCCAGCATCTTGATGATGAACATACCGCGCTGGCGGTGAACGGCCTTAACCTGTTTTATGGCGAGAAGCAGGTACTGCACAATATTTCGCTGCGTATTCCAAAGCACCGCGTTACGGCGCTGATTGGCCCTTCCGGCTGCGGTAAATCGACGCTGCTGCGCTGTTTTAATCGTATGAACGATTTGGTGGATAACTGCCGGATCGAGGGTGAGCTGCAACTCAACGGGCAGGGCATCTCCGGCACGCAGATCGACGTAGCGGCGCTGCGGCGGCGGGTTGGTATGGTGTTCCAGCGCCCTAATCCGTTCCCGAAGTCGATTTATGAAAACGTGGTCTATGGCCTGCGGCTACAGGGCGTGCGCGACCGCCGGATCCTGGACGAGGCGGTGGAGCGTTCGCTGCGCGCCGCAGCGCTGTGGCATGAGGTGAAGGACCGGCTGCGCGAAAACGCCTTCCGCCTGTCCAGCGGCCAGCAGCAGAGACTGGTGATTGCGCGGGCGATAGCCATTGAGCCGGAAGTGCTGTTGCTCGATGAGCCGACTTCGGCGCTGGATCCCATCTCTACCCTGACCATCGAAGAGCTGATCTCCGCGCTGAAACAGCAGTACAGCGTGGTGCTGGTGACCCACAACATGCAGCAGGCGGCGCGCGTGTCCGACTACACTGCCTTTATTCACCAGGGGCAACTTGTGGAATACAACGCGACCGACGATATCTTTACTTCACCGCGCCAGCGCCGCACCGAGGATTATATTACCGGGCGGTATGGTTGA
- the speG gene encoding spermidine N1-acetyltransferase, with protein sequence MSSTTSVRLRPLERDDLAFVHQMDNNASVMRYWFEEPYEAFVELSDLYDKHIHDQSERRFIIAHEGAKVGLVELVEIDHIHRRAEFQIIIDPAHQGKGYASTAAKLAMDYGFSVLNLYKLYLIVDKENPKAIHIYSKLGFEVEGELIDEFFVNGEYRTVLRMCIFQPQYLAKFKTPNDKPLVK encoded by the coding sequence ATGTCCAGCACTACCAGCGTCAGGCTGCGCCCATTGGAACGGGATGATCTGGCGTTCGTCCACCAGATGGACAACAACGCCAGCGTGATGCGCTATTGGTTTGAAGAACCTTACGAAGCCTTTGTCGAGCTTTCCGATCTCTACGACAAACACATCCACGATCAGAGCGAACGGCGTTTTATCATCGCCCACGAAGGCGCCAAGGTCGGGCTGGTGGAACTGGTGGAGATTGATCACATCCACCGCCGCGCAGAATTCCAGATCATCATAGATCCGGCCCATCAGGGCAAAGGCTACGCCAGCACCGCCGCCAAGCTGGCGATGGATTACGGCTTCTCGGTACTGAACCTGTACAAGCTGTACCTGATCGTCGACAAAGAAAACCCGAAGGCGATCCACATCTACAGCAAGCTGGGCTTCGAAGTAGAGGGCGAGCTGATCGACGAATTCTTCGTCAACGGCGAATACCGCACCGTGCTGCGCATGTGCATCTTCCAGCCGCAGTATCTGGCCAAGTTCAAAACCCCGAATGATAAGCCGCTGGTGAAGTGA
- the purM gene encoding phosphoribosylformylglycinamidine cyclo-ligase gives MTDKTSLSYKDAGVDIDAGNALVDRIKGVVKQTRRPEVMGGLGGFGALCALPQKYREPILVSGTDGVGTKLRLAMDLKRHDTIGIDLVAMCVNDLVVQGAEPLFFLDYFATGKLDVDTAASVITGIAEGCKQSGCALVGGETAEMPGMYHGEDYDVAGFCVGVVEKSEIIDGSKVQSGDALIALGASGPHSNGYSLVRKILEVSNTDPTTTDLEGKPLADHLLEPTKIYVKSVLELIEKIDVHAIAHLTGGGFWENIPRVLPEGMQAVIDESSWQWPAVFSWLQQAGNVSRHEMYRTFNCGVGMVIALPEESVEQAIALLTAAGEKAWKIGKLTASSDEQQVVIN, from the coding sequence GTGACCGACAAAACCTCTCTCAGCTATAAAGACGCAGGTGTCGATATCGATGCTGGCAATGCATTGGTAGACCGCATCAAAGGTGTAGTTAAACAGACCCGCCGCCCGGAAGTGATGGGTGGTCTGGGCGGTTTTGGCGCCCTATGTGCGTTGCCGCAGAAATACCGCGAGCCGATCCTGGTTTCCGGTACCGACGGCGTAGGCACCAAGCTGCGTCTGGCGATGGACCTGAAACGCCACGACACCATCGGCATCGATCTGGTCGCAATGTGTGTGAACGACCTGGTGGTACAGGGCGCTGAGCCGCTGTTCTTCCTGGATTACTTTGCCACCGGCAAACTGGACGTGGACACCGCGGCCAGCGTCATCACCGGCATTGCCGAGGGCTGCAAGCAGTCCGGCTGTGCGCTGGTGGGCGGTGAAACCGCCGAAATGCCGGGTATGTACCACGGCGAAGATTACGATGTAGCCGGCTTTTGCGTCGGCGTGGTCGAGAAATCCGAAATCATCGACGGCAGCAAAGTGCAGTCCGGTGACGCGCTGATCGCGCTGGGCGCTTCCGGCCCGCACTCCAACGGCTACTCGCTGGTGCGCAAAATCCTGGAAGTCAGCAACACCGATCCGACCACCACCGACCTGGAAGGTAAACCGCTGGCTGACCACCTGCTGGAGCCGACCAAGATTTACGTGAAATCGGTACTGGAACTGATCGAGAAAATCGACGTGCACGCCATCGCTCACCTGACCGGCGGCGGCTTCTGGGAAAATATCCCGCGCGTGCTGCCGGAAGGCATGCAGGCGGTGATCGACGAATCAAGCTGGCAGTGGCCGGCGGTATTCAGCTGGCTGCAGCAGGCCGGTAACGTCAGCCGCCACGAAATGTACCGCACCTTTAACTGTGGCGTGGGCATGGTAATCGCACTGCCGGAAGAATCCGTTGAACAAGCCATCGCATTGTTGACCGCAGCCGGTGAAAAAGCGTGGAAGATCGGTAAACTGACCGCATCTTCCGACGAACAACAAGTGGTCATCAACTGA